The Agrococcus carbonis genome has a window encoding:
- a CDS encoding Na+/H+ antiporter subunit A encodes MLTVTILAVLGVVASALSGRMGRFVFLLPAAASLAAAVWFGLQGPAMAAGQVLQERVEWMPALGVAIDLRLGALQWLLAMVVLGVGGLIFVYCAWYFDSKTLASRTVGLLTGFAASMLLLVLSDDLIVLVVGWELTTVFSYLLVGLNHRSASNRRAAQTALIVTTIGGLTMLVGILMLEAETSTFSLSATIADPPRTAAAAWAAALMVVGALSKSAIVPFQYWLPGAMAAPTPVSAFLHAAAMVKAGIFLIAAMTPAFVELPWWRWGLVTLGIATMLLGAVRAMRQLDIKVLLAHGTVSQLGLLVTVLGIGTQAAMQAGLTLLAAHAVFKAALFMVVGIVDRTTGTRDLRELGGLARRMPVVAGAAILSAASMAGIPPALGYLGKEAALDAALGDATGDLTAIGWVAFLGIAVGAALTVAYSLRLVLGVFFGRLVTEPKRPSGWLVVAPVLLTLLGLVGGFAGETITALLAPHASTVPAGEEAPHLALWHGFTPALVASILAWIVGALVHRAVGGRRRAPHGQDPLERGYHAGMRALDRLAVEVTGRTQTGSLPMHLTTILLVVVAFPGIALLASGALTGDVRLFDSAGQVATAVIVSIAAVITTTTRGRLKAFMLLSVTGYGVALLFLLHGAPDLALTQALVETVFLIVLVLVLRRLPKYFTDRPLRAARYLRAMLGIAVGTFAAIAALAAVQARTGEPISVGFYQQAYEFGHGLNIVNVTLVDIRAWDTLGEVSVVLAAATGVASLIFVRRPVASVALLRQPSSGGGRRRWLRGAFTDELHSSPVLEMITRLLFPVMMLVSIFLLAVGHNEPGGGFAGGLVAGIALAVRYLAGGREELLEAVPFDAGKLLGGGMAVVVLSVVWPVLIGGRIGESYAIEAVLPLLGEQKLVTTLFFDIGVWLIVVGAMLDFVRSLGAGVDLHGEQNVAPRPQWRSDRSLPGEGVRR; translated from the coding sequence ATGCTGACCGTGACGATCCTCGCCGTCCTCGGCGTCGTCGCGAGCGCGCTCAGCGGCCGCATGGGCCGGTTCGTCTTCCTGCTGCCCGCCGCCGCGAGCCTCGCGGCCGCCGTCTGGTTCGGCCTCCAGGGGCCCGCGATGGCCGCCGGTCAGGTGCTGCAGGAGCGCGTCGAGTGGATGCCTGCGCTCGGCGTCGCGATCGACCTCCGGCTCGGCGCCCTCCAGTGGCTGCTCGCGATGGTCGTGCTCGGCGTCGGCGGGCTCATCTTCGTCTACTGCGCGTGGTACTTCGACTCGAAGACGCTCGCGTCGCGCACCGTCGGCCTCCTCACCGGCTTCGCCGCGTCGATGCTGCTGCTCGTGCTCTCGGACGACCTGATCGTCCTCGTCGTGGGCTGGGAGCTCACGACGGTCTTCAGCTACCTGCTCGTGGGCCTCAACCACCGGTCGGCGAGCAACCGTCGCGCGGCGCAGACGGCGCTCATCGTGACGACCATCGGCGGCCTGACGATGCTCGTCGGCATCCTCATGCTCGAGGCCGAGACGAGCACGTTCTCGCTCTCGGCGACCATCGCCGACCCGCCGCGAACGGCCGCGGCGGCGTGGGCTGCCGCGCTCATGGTCGTCGGCGCGCTCTCGAAGTCGGCGATCGTGCCGTTCCAGTACTGGCTGCCCGGCGCGATGGCCGCGCCCACGCCCGTCTCGGCGTTCCTGCACGCGGCGGCGATGGTCAAGGCGGGCATCTTCCTCATCGCGGCGATGACGCCCGCGTTCGTCGAGCTGCCCTGGTGGCGCTGGGGCCTCGTGACGCTCGGCATCGCGACGATGCTGCTCGGCGCGGTGCGCGCCATGCGCCAGCTCGACATCAAGGTGCTGCTCGCGCACGGCACGGTGAGCCAGCTCGGCCTGCTCGTGACGGTGCTCGGCATCGGCACGCAGGCGGCGATGCAGGCCGGCCTCACGCTCCTCGCCGCGCACGCGGTGTTCAAGGCGGCGCTGTTCATGGTCGTCGGCATCGTCGACCGCACGACCGGCACGCGCGACCTGCGCGAGCTCGGCGGCCTGGCACGGCGGATGCCCGTGGTGGCGGGCGCCGCGATCCTGTCGGCCGCGTCGATGGCCGGCATCCCGCCCGCGCTCGGCTACCTCGGCAAGGAGGCAGCGCTCGACGCCGCGCTCGGTGACGCGACGGGCGATCTCACCGCGATCGGCTGGGTCGCGTTCCTCGGCATCGCCGTCGGCGCCGCGCTCACGGTGGCGTACTCGCTGCGGCTCGTGCTCGGCGTCTTCTTCGGGCGCCTCGTCACCGAGCCCAAGCGGCCATCGGGCTGGCTCGTGGTCGCCCCGGTGCTGCTGACGCTCCTCGGCCTTGTCGGGGGCTTCGCGGGGGAGACCATCACCGCACTCCTCGCGCCCCACGCCTCGACGGTGCCGGCGGGCGAGGAGGCGCCGCACCTCGCCCTGTGGCACGGCTTCACGCCTGCGCTCGTCGCCTCGATCCTCGCGTGGATCGTCGGAGCGCTCGTGCACCGCGCGGTCGGCGGCCGCCGCCGCGCCCCGCATGGGCAGGATCCGCTCGAGCGCGGCTACCACGCGGGCATGCGCGCCCTCGACCGCCTCGCCGTCGAGGTCACGGGCCGCACGCAGACCGGTTCGCTGCCGATGCACCTCACGACGATCCTCCTCGTCGTCGTCGCCTTCCCCGGCATCGCGCTGCTCGCATCCGGCGCCCTCACGGGCGACGTGCGGCTGTTCGACTCGGCCGGCCAGGTCGCGACGGCCGTCATCGTGAGCATCGCGGCGGTCATCACGACGACGACGCGCGGGCGCCTCAAGGCGTTCATGCTCCTGTCGGTCACCGGATACGGCGTCGCGCTGCTGTTCCTCCTGCACGGCGCCCCCGACCTCGCGCTCACCCAGGCGCTCGTCGAGACGGTCTTCCTCATCGTGCTCGTGCTCGTGCTGCGCCGGCTCCCGAAGTACTTCACCGACCGGCCGCTGCGGGCCGCGCGCTACCTGCGCGCGATGCTCGGCATCGCGGTGGGCACGTTCGCCGCGATCGCCGCGCTCGCGGCCGTGCAGGCCCGCACGGGCGAGCCCATCTCGGTGGGCTTCTACCAGCAGGCGTACGAGTTCGGGCACGGCCTCAACATCGTCAACGTCACGCTCGTCGACATCCGCGCGTGGGACACCCTCGGCGAGGTCTCGGTCGTGCTCGCCGCGGCGACGGGCGTCGCGAGCCTCATCTTCGTGCGCCGCCCGGTCGCGAGCGTGGCCCTGCTGCGGCAGCCCTCGAGCGGCGGCGGGCGGCGCCGGTGGCTGCGCGGCGCGTTCACCGACGAGCTCCACTCCTCCCCGGTGCTCGAGATGATCACGCGGCTGCTGTTCCCCGTGATGATGCTCGTGTCGATCTTCCTGCTCGCCGTCGGCCACAACGAGCCGGGCGGCGGCTTCGCCGGCGGCCTCGTCGCGGGCATCGCGCTCGCCGTCCGCTACCTCGCCGGCGGCCGCGAGGAGCTGCTCGAGGCCGTGCCGTTCGACGCCGGCAAGCTCCTCGGCGGCGGCATGGCGGTCGTCGTGCTGAGCGTCGTGTGGCCCGTGCTCATCGGCGGCCGCATCGGCGAGTCGTACGCGATCGAGGCGGTGCTGCCGCTGCTCGGCGAGCAGAAGCTCGTCACGACCCTCTTCTTCGACATCGGCGTGTGGCTCATCGTCGTCGGCGCGATGCTCGACTTCGTGCGCTCGCTCGGGGCGGGCGTCGACCTGCACGGCGAGCAGAACGTCGCGCCGCGCCCCCAGTGGCGCTCCGACCGGTCGCTGCCCGGCGAGGGGGTGCGCCGATGA